TAGCGGTGGCAACTGCATCAGCTAGTGCTGCATCGGTGGCAATAATGGTAGCAATATCAGCTTTGCCAAAACTAAATGAGCGGCCAAACCTGCCAGATGATGAACAGATGCCGCAAGGTGTCATTTCCGGGGTCAGAGCAAGCCCTAAATTTTTTGAAAACGCAGACCTCCCGGCAAACACACTTACAGTGGCAGGTTCCTGTATATATGCCCATATATCGCCACCGTTTTCTACAATTATCTCTGGGCTATACTCTATAAGGCTTTCTCCCACCATCTGGGCGATAGCACCAGCGACCGCTGCCATGGGGCCAACTCCTGCTAGCATTGAAGCTTGGTACATGCGCCCTACTACCTCAGGCGCTGTAGTGGAAGGCTGTAGCGGGGTCAGAGCATGTAAAAACTGAGGATTGGTATTGATATACCGTTCAATATCCGTGCGTAATGTTTTAACAAGAGCTATCGCCCTGTCATAAAGATTACTGTGTGCACATATAAACAGATTAGTGGTTTCCACACGCACCTCAAAGGTAGTGAAACGCGAATTAATGCTGGTTCTGTATGGCAATGTGTTACTCATGACGTTTATCATATGGCACTGTTGGAAGAAGTATTTGCGGCTCTCCTAAAGTAAACTGTCCACTTGATATCCAATTTTTCAGAATAGTAGCAATTTTAATTGCCATGGGGTAGCTTGAGAGTGGTGCAGTGGGAATGCGTTTGCCACCAATGTCAATAAAACCTGACTTAAGCTGAGCATAACTAACCTCGGCAATCACACGCCCAATAGCGTTGGGATAGTCGTATCCGTAATCAACCACCTGGCAGAAAATCTGTTCATCGGACACACCGGTAAAGAATGCTAAATCTTCGTTTAGAATTGGAATTGGAATACCCACTCCCACCATCAGTGAGCAGCCGTAGCCAGTAATTGATGCACCTTTGATAAATTGAGCTGACATCTGCTTCATGTCACCGGTTACA
This DNA window, taken from Spirochaetota bacterium, encodes the following:
- a CDS encoding UPF0280 family protein, which translates into the protein MSNTLPYRTSINSRFTTFEVRVETTNLFICAHSNLYDRAIALVKTLRTDIERYINTNPQFLHALTPLQPSTTAPEVVGRMYQASMLAGVGPMAAVAGAIAQMVGESLIEYSPEIIVENGGDIWAYIQEPATVSVFAGRSAFSKNLGLALTPEMTPCGICSSSGRFGRSFSFGKADIATIIATDAALADAVATATCNMVQSDSDCAKAVSYATSISGVKGALVIYWDTMAVKGEIKLTEIL